In Streptomyces sp. P9-A4, the genomic window CCGGGTGGCGCTGGGACTCCGTGATGTAGCGCGGGGTGAGGAACGCGATCAGCAGGCCGATCGGAACGTTGACGAAGAAGACCCAACGCCAGTCGAGCCACTCCGTGAGCATGCCGCCGGCGAGCAGACCGACCGCGCCGCCACCGGCGGATACGGCGGCGAACACACCGAATGCCCGGTTGCGCTCGGGTCCTTCGGGGAACGTCGTCGTGATCAGCGCGAGCGAGGTGGGCGAGGCGATGGCGCCGCCCACCCCCTGGAGGGCCCGCGCCGCGAGCAACTGCCAGGGCTCCTGGGCGAAGCCTCCGAGGAGCGAGGCGAAGGTGAAGAGCAGGATGCCGGTCATGAACACCCGGCGGCGGCCCAGGATGTCCCCCGCACGTCCGCCGAGGAGCAGCAGGCCACCGAAGGTGAGCGTGTAGGCGCTGAGCACCCACGACAGGTCGGTGGTGGAGAAGGAGAGCGCGTCCTGGATGTGCGGCAGCGCGATGTTCACGATGGTGGCGTCGAGAACGACCATCAGCTGGCAGGTGGCGATGACGGCCAGGGCGATACCCGGTCGGCCTCCGGCGCGCGCTGGCCCGTCCTTGGTCTGTGTGTCCACCGGAGAAGTTGTCACTATGGATCCCCCACGGAAGAATTAGTGAACGCACCCGTTCACTGTCCATCACGGTAGTGAGTCCCCCACAGTGAACGCAACCGTTCACTGTGCACCGCCGACGACACGATTCGCCTCAACGGAGAGATCCTGATGGTTACTTCGCACTCCGCGGCCGCCGCCCGGCCGGCGGGGGTGTCGCTGCGACGCCGCGGACCCGTACTCGAGCGGGCCATCCTGGAGGCCGCGCTGGAACAGCTGAGCAGCGTCGGATGGAACGGTCTGACCATGGAGGGTGTCGCGGTCGGCGCGCAGACGGGTAAAGCCGCGGTGTACCGTCGCTGGCCGTCCAAGGAAGACCTCGTCGCGGACGCCCTCCGGGCCGGACTGCCGGCGCTGGGGAAGGCGCCGGACCTCGGCAGCGTGCGCGAGGACCTGTACGAACTGTGCCGCCGGGTCCGTGACGTCATGTACTCCAAGCCCGGCTTCGCGCTTCGCGCCGTACTTCACGAATGCGATGCAGAATCCGCTGAGCGGTTCCATGAGCTGATCGTCACCGGGGTGACCGAGCCCTCCGCCCGCCTCTTCAGGGATGTTGTAAAGCAAGGGGTGGCAAGGGGTGAGGTGCGGGCCGACGCCAATGACGACCTGGTCCTCGATGTCATCCCCGCCATGATGATGTACCGATCGAAAGTGTGCGCAAGCGAATGGTCGGACGGTGAGATCGCCGATCTGATCGACCGGATCATGGTGCCGCTGCTGCGCGCCTGACCCCGGCGGGACCGCCCCGAGACGCGGTCGCCGTACCCTCGGCGACCGCGCCGCGAAGGCCCCACGGGCGCCCGAGGGGAAACCGGGTACCGCACCCCGTGCCGAGCGGCGTAACCTGTCAGGCGCCATGCCGTACGAAGCACCCACCCACACCGTCGAGCGATCGCTCCGAGCCACCACCGGCGCCAGGATCGTCGCCGGAGTCGACGAGGTCGGACGCGGGGCGTGGGCCGGCCCGGTCACCGTGTGCGCGGCCGTCACCGGTCTCCGCAGGCCCCCCGAAGGCCTCACCGACTCCAAGCTGATCACCCCCAAGCGCCGTACCGCGCTCGCCGTGGAGCTGGAGCGCTGGGTCACGGCCTACGCGCTCGGCGACGCCTCTCCCCAGGAGATCGACGAGCTCGGCATGACCGCGGCCCTGAGGCTCGCGGCCGTCCGGGCTCTCGAAGGCCTCCCCGTACGGCCCGACGCCGTGATCCTCGACGGCAAGCACGACTACCTCGGCAGCCCCTGGCAGGTCCGTACGGTGATCAAGGGCGACCAGTCCTGCATCGCCGTGGCCGCCGCCTCCGTCATCGCGAAGGTCCGCAGGGACGCGGTCATGGCGGAGCTCGGGGCCGAGTCCGGGGGGTACGCGGCGTACGCGTTCGGTGCCAACGCGGGCTACCCTTCGCCGGTCCACAAAGCGGCGCTGGAAGAGCTGGGGCCCACCCCTCACCACCGTCTCTCCTGGTCGTACCTGGACGCGATGCCCAGGTGGAGCCACCTCAAAAAGGTCCGCCTCTCCGCGGAGGCGGCCGCGCTGGAGAGCGGGGGCCAACTCGGCTTCGACTTTTGAACTTCCGGTCGCCGGGGCCTGACCGAATGGCCCGCCACGCGACCGGGGCGCACATGTGTGCCCACCCGCCGGTGCTCCGCGCAGCGGCGTTTGATAGACACCCACCCATGCCTCTCATCCCCGAGGAGCCTCAGATTCACGAGAGCGCCCAGGGTCCCCGCGCCACCGCGTCGACCCCCCGTCCCGTACCCGGCCCGCGTTCCGCGGCCTCTCCCCGTCCCGGACGCCCCGTTCCCGGTCCGGCCAGGCCCGCAGCGCCGGCTCAGAGCCCGCATCCCGGTGCCGGGCCCACTCCGGAGAGCACCCCAGAAAATCGTTCCGACCAGCGGTCCACGCCGCAGCTCCAGCTGATCCCGGCCCCGGTCGACGGTGCGCTCGATGCCGCCGAAGAGGCCCTGGACCTGCTCCTGGAGAGCGGCCGGGCACCCGGCGAGGTCCTGGTCCTCACCACCGGCGACCCGCACCCCTGGACCACGCACGAGCTGTCCTTCGGCGAGGCCGCCTACTGGGCCCAGCAGGAGACCGGCGACGACGTGTTCTTCGCGCACGCCACCGCGCTGGAGCGGGCCGCCGCCCGGCCCGTGGTGATCGTCGCCCTCAACGGCGGCGACGACGAGACGGCCGCCAAGGCCCTGCCGTCGGCGAGGGCCCTCGCGGGTGCACTCCTCGTCGTCTGCGGTGACCCGCAGCGCGTCACGACGCTCCTCGGAGCAGGCGCGGGCGTCTGACCGACCGCCCCTCCGCCGGACCGGACCGGGTCCGGCGGGGGCCGACGTCGCCCCACGCGATCAGCGTGCGGCGGCCCGGCGCAGCGGCTCGGCCGCGCCGCTCGCGGTTCGCGGTGTGAGCCGACCGAGCTCCGCGGGCCCGTCACCGAGGGGCAGGGGAAGTGAGTCGGAGCTCGGACGCCGGCCACCTCGGCCCTCTCCGAGCACCTGCCAGCCCCCTCGGGTCAGCGTGATGTACGCCCCGCAGCGGAGTCCGTGCAGAGTGCAGGCATCCCGGAGCCCCCACATCCAGGCTCCGTCCTCCTCGGTCCAACGCTCGTCCCCCTCACGGCAGTACAGCAGGACCGCAGTCCTGACCGGCGCCCGTCTGCGGAGGTCGTGCGGTATGACCCGCCGCAGATGCGCGAGCAGCGCGTTGCGGAACTCCCAGCCGTCCGCCGGCGCGGGGCGACGGACGAACGAGGCGCTGGCGGTCAGTCGTTCCTCGTGGTCGAGGACCGCGAGGACCGCCATGGAAGGCGTGGGCGTGTGACGTGAGTGGAGGCCGCTGACGACCTCACGCGGATTGCGCAGCAGGGGAACCCCCGCAGCGGCCCATTCGGCCGGTTCGAGCATCCGAGCGAGGCGGCTGGCGGACTCGGACGAAGATCTGAGCGAGGTGGCTGTGGGCGGAGCGAATCCGAGGGTCACGGTCCTCCCTTCGGATACGCGCCCGCGAAGCGGGCAAGGTCGGGTGAGCGCGCACCACGGCACAGTCCTTCCGGACCGCTGGCGGGCCGTACGGGGCGGTTTCCCAATTCTTGCTGGCCCGTGCGTGGGCGGCAACGAGCAATTGAGGTCGCTGACGGGAATGCGTGGGTATGCCTCTCATATCCCTGCCCAGTTGCCCATTGTTCACTCCCCGTTTCCCCTCCTGTTTCACCCTTGGACGGCGAGCACCAGCGGAAACACCCCTTCCGCTCCGGCCCGGCGCAGCAGCCGTGCGGCCACCGCCAGGGTCCAGCCGCTGTCGGACAGGTCGTCGACGAGAAGCACCGGCCCCCCGGCCTCGGTCAACCGCCCGGCCAGCTCGGCGGAGACCGTCAGTGAGCGCTGCAGCCCCATCACCCGCTGGGCGCTGTTGGTCCGGGACAGCCGCACCTCCTCCGCCTCGGGCGCGTACTCCACCGCGCCGAGCAGGGGCATCCGGCCGATCTCGGAGATCCGCTCCCCGAGCGAACCCACCAGCCGCGGCCTGCGACGCGAGGCGACCGTGACCACACCGGCGGGTCTGGCCGGCGCGTCCGGCGCCCCGGAGGCCCAGCCGCCGGGCCCCTTGGCCCAGTCGGCGAGCACTGCCACGACCGCCTGCACGACATCGTCCGGAACGCGCCCGTCCGCCGCGCCGTCGGAAAGCAGCGGACGCAGCCGGTTGCCCCAGCCGATGTCCGAGAGCCGCCCCAGCGCCCGTCCGCCGAACGCCTGCTCACCGACCGGGATACGGCCCTTCAGATCGACCCCGACCGCGGCCAGCCCCGTCGGCCACATCTTCCGGGGCTCGACCTCCACACCCGGCCGGCCCAGCTCGCCCTTCGCGGCGTCGAGCGCGGCGTCGGACACCTTCGGATCGAATCGGCTGCCCGCGCAGTTGTCACAGCGACCGCACGGAGCGGCCTCCTCGTCGTCCAGCTGGCGCCGCAGGAATTCCATCCGGCAGCCCGTCGCCGCCGCGTAGTCGCGCATCGCCTGCTGCTCGGCGGCCCGCTGCCGCGCCACCCAGGCGTACCGCTCGGTGTCGTACGCCCAGGGCCGGCCGGTGCTCTCCCAGCCTCCCTTCACCCGTCGCACAGCGCCGTCCACGTCCAGGACCTTGAGCATCGTCTCCAGCCGTGTCCTGCGCAGCTCCACCAAGGGCTCCAGGGCGGGCAGGGACAACGGTCGCCCGGCCTGCGCGAGCACGTCGATGGTGCGGCGCACCTGCTCCTCCGGCGGGAAGGCGACCGAGGCGAAGTACCGCCAGATCGCCTCGTCCTCCTGACCGGGCAGGAGCAGCACCTCGGCGTGCTCGACCCCGCGTCCGGCCCGGCCGACCTGCTGGTAGTAGGCGATCGGGGACGACGGCGATCCGAGATGCACCACGAAGCCCAGGTCCGGCTTGTCGAAGCCCATGCCGAGAGCGGAGGTCGCCACGAGGGCCTTGACCCGGTTGGCCTGCAGGTCGTCCTCCGCCTGCTGCCGATCGGCGTTCTCCGTCCGGCCCGTGTACGAGGACACCGTGTGCCCGCACTGGCGCAGATAGGCCGTGACCTCGTCCGCCGCGGCGACCGTGAGCGTGTAGATGATGCCGGAACCCGGCAGCTCGCCGAGGTGATCGGCCAGCCAGGCCAGACGGTGGGCGGCGTCCGGCAGCCTGACCACGCCCAGACTCAGGCTCTCCCGGTCCAGCGCTCCCCGCAGCACGAGCGCGTCCGTGCCCGCCCCCGTACCGAGCTGTTCGGCCACATCGGCCGTCACCCGCGCGTTCGCCGTCGCCGTCGTCGCCAGCACCGGAACTCCGGACGGCAGATCGGCCAACATCGTGCGCAACCTGCGGTAGTCGGGCCGGAAGTCGTGCCCCCAGTCCGAGATGCAGTGCGCCTCGTCGACCACCAGCAGACCGGTCGCGGCGGCGAGGCGCGGAAGCACCTGGTCGCGGAAGTCGGGATTGTTGAGCCGCTCCGGGCTCACCAGCAGCACGTCCACCTCGCCGGCGGACACCTCCTCCTGGACCGTGTCCCACTCCTCCGTGTTCGACGAGTTGATCGTCCGGGCGCGGATGCCCGCCCGGGCCGCCGCCTCCACCTGGTTGCGCATGAGGGCGAGCAGCGGGGAGACGATCACGGTCGGGCCGCTGCCACGCTCGCGGAGCAGCGAGGTCGCGACGAAGTAGACCGCCGACTTGCCCCAGCCGGTCCGCTGCACCACCAGGGCCCGGCGATGGTCGGCGACCAGAGCCTCGATGGCCCGCCACTGGTCCTCGCGCAGTCTCGCCCTGCCCGTCGGGTCGGAGACGAGACGGGCAAGCACGGCGTCGGCGGCGGTCCGGAGCGCGGCACGGTCTTCGAGCGGATCTGCGTGGGTCATGCCTCCATGCAACCCGATGCCTCGGACATCGCGCGAACGAGGCACCGAACCTGTGGACAACTCGACGGTCGGACGGATGCCTCGTTCCGGGAGTTATCCACAGGGGTTTCGGAATTCGGGAGATCACGAGACCGTCCTGACCATGAACGCGAATCACCACGAAACCAGCGGACCTTCCCGTACCCAGCAGATCACCCTGCGCGGCCCGGCGGAACTCGCCGACGCCCTTCCGTTCGTGCTCGGCTTCCACCCCACCGACTCCGTCGTCCTGGTCGCCCTCCACGGCGAGCGCGGTCGCTTCGGCGGCCGGGTCAGGCTCGGCATTCCCCGCTCGCCGGGCGAATGGGAGTCCACCGCCGACCACCTCGCCGAATGTCTCGTCGAGGGAGACACAAGGAACGGCACCCGACCGGACGGCATCGTCGTCTTCCTCTGCCAGGACCCCGCACCCGGCGAGACGGGCAGCAGGGTCATGGAGCGCCTCCGCCCCTTCGCCCAGCGACTCCGCACCGCCTGCGGCGCCCTCGACATCCCCGTCTAC contains:
- a CDS encoding TetR/AcrR family transcriptional regulator, giving the protein MVTSHSAAAARPAGVSLRRRGPVLERAILEAALEQLSSVGWNGLTMEGVAVGAQTGKAAVYRRWPSKEDLVADALRAGLPALGKAPDLGSVREDLYELCRRVRDVMYSKPGFALRAVLHECDAESAERFHELIVTGVTEPSARLFRDVVKQGVARGEVRADANDDLVLDVIPAMMMYRSKVCASEWSDGEIADLIDRIMVPLLRA
- a CDS encoding RecQ family ATP-dependent DNA helicase; the encoded protein is MTHADPLEDRAALRTAADAVLARLVSDPTGRARLREDQWRAIEALVADHRRALVVQRTGWGKSAVYFVATSLLRERGSGPTVIVSPLLALMRNQVEAAARAGIRARTINSSNTEEWDTVQEEVSAGEVDVLLVSPERLNNPDFRDQVLPRLAAATGLLVVDEAHCISDWGHDFRPDYRRLRTMLADLPSGVPVLATTATANARVTADVAEQLGTGAGTDALVLRGALDRESLSLGVVRLPDAAHRLAWLADHLGELPGSGIIYTLTVAAADEVTAYLRQCGHTVSSYTGRTENADRQQAEDDLQANRVKALVATSALGMGFDKPDLGFVVHLGSPSSPIAYYQQVGRAGRGVEHAEVLLLPGQEDEAIWRYFASVAFPPEEQVRRTIDVLAQAGRPLSLPALEPLVELRRTRLETMLKVLDVDGAVRRVKGGWESTGRPWAYDTERYAWVARQRAAEQQAMRDYAAATGCRMEFLRRQLDDEEAAPCGRCDNCAGSRFDPKVSDAALDAAKGELGRPGVEVEPRKMWPTGLAAVGVDLKGRIPVGEQAFGGRALGRLSDIGWGNRLRPLLSDGAADGRVPDDVVQAVVAVLADWAKGPGGWASGAPDAPARPAGVVTVASRRRPRLVGSLGERISEIGRMPLLGAVEYAPEAEEVRLSRTNSAQRVMGLQRSLTVSAELAGRLTEAGGPVLLVDDLSDSGWTLAVAARLLRRAGAEGVFPLVLAVQG
- a CDS encoding ribonuclease HII, which codes for MPYEAPTHTVERSLRATTGARIVAGVDEVGRGAWAGPVTVCAAVTGLRRPPEGLTDSKLITPKRRTALAVELERWVTAYALGDASPQEIDELGMTAALRLAAVRALEGLPVRPDAVILDGKHDYLGSPWQVRTVIKGDQSCIAVAAASVIAKVRRDAVMAELGAESGGYAAYAFGANAGYPSPVHKAALEELGPTPHHRLSWSYLDAMPRWSHLKKVRLSAEAAALESGGQLGFDF